Within the Desulforhopalus sp. genome, the region TTATCTGGTGCCTTTTGTCTTGAAATCACCAAGTTTGTTTTTGAAAATCATGATCGGCTCTTTTCCTTTTCTGCCGGTCATCGCCAACACCTTCCTTTGCGCCTATATCAGTCAATACTTTATTGGTGTAGTTACCCGAAAGGCCATCAATGCTTTCTTCACCGGCAGGATGCTCGTACTGATATTTAAAAGTTTTATGATCTACATTTTCTACACCTTACTCTCCGGCTTGAGCACCCCGGAAAGGGTCTGGCAACTTGCTCAATATTCGAACAAAAATGCCGAAGCAATCTATTATGGCTATATGACCATGCTTCCCAATATCATGCCGATAGCCACCAGGTGTTCGTTACTTGTCATGGTGGCAGCCATACTGCCTTACGGGATAGTCTTTTTAATAGATATGTGGCGGAGAAGTAAAATCAAACGCAACCATGCCAGGATTACTGGTAAATCTTAAAAATCTATCAATCAAATCTATCAATCTATAGGGAGAGAAAATTGGAGAAAGAAATTCAGGAAACGTCGACTGAGAAAAAGAGATATACCAAGGAAGAGATTCTTGAGAGAAAAATCTCCATGGTCAAGGAGCGTGGCTCAAGAGTCATGAAAATCAACTCACCATTGGGCAGCATCATGTTCAACGTTCTGCGGCAATTCGACCAGGCGTATGCAAATTTCAAGGGGCAATTGGGAGAGCCAGGGGGGATTTCCCATGAAAAAGGAGCTGCCCTCATGGATGAGGCGCGGAAGATAACCATGGCCTTCTCTGAGTTCACCGGTCAGTTGAGCAGGCAGGTCAGGTTCAAGTATTTTGTGCCTCAGGAGCTTGAGGAGATTCAGCAAGTTACAGACAGAAAGAAAGATGATCTCTCGACAAAGTGACTGTGGAATGGGAGGCTGGGTTTATGATGCTTACCAGTCTCTCATACAGACCCGTGCCGCACCGAACTAATATTTCACTGCTATTGTGGATTTTCAAACAGGATTCCCCAGGATCTGACAATCGGGGCAATCGATAGTGTCAATGCACAACACGGCCGTCCTCAACGTAGAAGCTGACATCCCAGATAAGCCCATGCCAGCCATCAATAATGCCATCATCGCCGCATGTCGGACAAATCCAGTAAATCCGATCGTCTTCGGTACATTGGACATTCAACCTGCCAGTGCATGGTCTGCGGTTTGGGCGTCGCCAGCATTTTGGCGGATCCCCGGTCACAAGATCACGGTCTCGTGCAGTGGCATAGGTGATAATCTCGGCCAGTTTCTCGACCTTTAATCTTAACTGAGGCGCACCTGGCCCTGTTTGTTCATCATTGAGCCAGTGTCGAATATCAATAATCCACATGAGTATCGCCGTTAATAATTCTTTGTTCAAGCCTCAATATGGCTAAAGGGCATTCCATAGGATCATCCATCACAACATACTCCAAAGCCTCATCAAGTGACAGAACGATCCCGCCAAAATCACCTATGGAATCCCATTTTTTCCTGTGCCCTCCACCACCACAGAACCTCCACCTGATTTTTCATCCCTGTTGATTTAATCAAAGATTAAATCCTGGTCCTCTGGACTAGGTCAGAGATGAATGGCTCAGCCGTAAACCATTCCAACAATGTTGATTAGTATTCGGTTTTGCTATTGCTTCAAAATATGGACGTTAATTGTCACCAAGAAGGAATTTTTAAAGATGAAAATGTTATCGAAATTGTTACTACGTACTTGGTTACTCATAATTGCTCGACACTAAAAATGAAGCAAGTAAACCATGCCCTATGGGCTTAACCCAATGCCGGCCCCTCCGGGGTCGGATTTTTACTCCTGTCTGGAGAGCATGCAAAACCTGGGGGAGGCATCCGGAACTGAAGGTGCCGTCAGCCTGTAAGGTGACTGGAAACAATTAATATTACAACCGGTTTTTTAAAAAATCGATATTGCCTCCCCTGGTTTGCATGCTCTCTATTACTTGGGCTAACCCCAATAATAGAGATTCTGGAAAAATCAATAATTGAAACCGCTCCATTTGGCGAAATTTTATGGAAATATTCTTGAATTTTCGGAGGTGCTAGAATACTCCATTTTTATCGTGATATTTGGTCATGGTCAAGATCAAAATGATCAGGAAGTCTTAACTTCTAAAATTCAGCTGCAACTCATGCTTGCCAGCGAACATCTATAGTCCGCAAGTATATTATTGCGTTTTTTATGATAATGAGGAAGTATCTTTACTAACTGTGGATCGCAGCAAAACAGCGAAAGTAGCAAAAAGCCTCATGATTTTTG harbors:
- a CDS encoding recombinase — its product is MEKEIQETSTEKKRYTKEEILERKISMVKERGSRVMKINSPLGSIMFNVLRQFDQAYANFKGQLGEPGGISHEKGAALMDEARKITMAFSEFTGQLSRQVRFKYFVPQELEEIQQVTDRKKDDLSTK